gtttttgtttacataatatactgtatgtatgtgtgtcacACCCAAGGACtatttgtgttttcattccccatgtTCTCagtttgacctagtttctgtctatGTCTGATAGTGTCattatgttcaggtgtgtctagTCATTATCCTCATTTACGTTCCCCTTATAAGTTGCATTCTGTTCAGTGTTTCTTTCATCTTGTCACTTTGAATTATACCAATGCTCTGTGTTGCACCTCAGGCCACTGTTTATACGTGTGTGTGTCATAAGGTCAGTGGCAAGGTTTGAATATACACTCTTCTAGCAGACTAAAGAGACAAACAGCATCAGTGTAATGTGACTATGACAGGTTCAGATATGACACTGGATCACGTATGCTTTATATGAGGTTGGAGTTTATCTTTACACTGCACACTGCTGTGAAATGGCATATAATCTCTAAATAACctttacttttacatttgcaGACCAACAGGGAGGACATCACCTTAGTTTATTGTTTTTCTAGAAACCACAATATAAATTATCATGCATGTAGGTAATTTATAAGCCATAGAGCAGACAGTCCCATTCCATGTGGCCTGCTGTGTGGTTGTAAACCTAGACAAATCATTAGCTTGGTCGGCAGCCACGTGCTTTAGTCACTGTGATGGACAGACTTCACTGCGATCTGTTACTGTCATTCTGCAGACAGTTAGACATGGGATGAAGGAGAGAGTATCATTACAGCTGGGAGAATCCATGAAAATCCTTCAAAGTGACAGGATTGATGAGTTAAAAGGGAAGGAACTGAGCTAGTGGTGAAAGAGAAGAGGAAAGGACTATAAATTGAGGTGTAAAAAATGAGTTGGTGGAATGAAAGGTTTGAGAGGGAAAAGATCAGAGGAGAAAGAATGTCAGATAGGAAATGAAGCCGATGAGAGCTGGAATGAACAGGCTGGGTTTAGTTCTTCATCTGTTCCTATTTGGCTGCACACCAGGACTCATCAGCACATTTTATTGGTGTTCAACATGGGTCTTGATGTTATCTTCAGCTCTTTCCTATCAAGAGACCCTCAAGATATCAAATCCACAAACTCTTACAAAAAGCCATTGCTTTTAATACCACCTACTGaagcttatttttcatttttatttaataatctcTCTGAACTGATTTGTCAGGTGGACTGTAAATGAATGATGAAACTTCACTATAGCCAGACAATCATGAAAGTGCATTTATAAAGAAGCTCTCTTGTTTGAATGATGGAAACAGGTGGCATAAATAGTTTGGTTTCTGTTCTGTTTCTAAATCTAAGAGCTGTCTTGAATTAAATACGACATATTATTAGCATATAGATGATTTCTCGGATGAAAGTCTCATTTTGGCAGACAGATCCATCCATGAGTActtatctgtttttttgtggtCTGCAATGGCAGCAAAATATTGTGTTTACATGTTTGACATTGTACAAAGCATTCATTCATGTATTAGACAAAGCTAACAGGCCTTTCTTTCACGAAGATCAGTGATGGATAAAAAGGGCTTCTTGCCTCCTACATTAGTATTTAATCAGGCGGGTAAATGTAAATCTGGTGAATACAGCACATTTCCTCAATGCTAGCATGAAGAGGCTTTTACTGCAACACAAATGTTTTAGTAGTCAAAGCCTTTGATTTGCTTCAGAAAGTGAATTGAACAATAGCAAATGCATCATTTGGGAGAAATCACATGATATGATAAGGAATGGTATTGGAAACAACAAGAATATTTTAGATGAATTAGGCAGgtgaaaaaatacattattttgtagatagatttaaaatatgaattgcatataagaaatgtaaaatgtagCATCATTTCACTGCTACTGTGAAAAGGATTATATTAATctgtattattataaaattgtgttattatttaataaaatatatagataaaGTTTGGGGAtggtaacatttttaaatgtttctgaaaaaagTATCTTATGCCCACCAAGAAACTggtagtattgtgaaatatatatacatgtgtgtattCTCCAgtctttcttcagaaatcattttaatatgctgatttgctgtttattcgtattatcagtgttgtgctgcttaattattttgtggaaactctgATACTGtgatattttatgattttttataaaataaaaacagttaatgTTTGTACAATACAAAAAGTGTCTTttctgacacttttgatcaatttcaccCATCCTTGTAATATACATGTAGTTTAAGAAATGCATAGGTAAGCATGAATAATGATTGATCACACTGTTGTCATCTCATTTTGTTCACAGCGTTACTTCACCTTTACCCTCACTGGTCATGTGGAAACATGTGGTTATGATGCTCCTCTGAAGGACAGTGAACATCTCAGCTGCTTTCTGTGTGACTACTACAAGACCAAATCCCAAAGCTTCTTCAGATCTCCTCAGAGTGTCAGCCCCATTTCTTGCAGCCCCTTTGATCCACAATCAGGCTCTAAGATGAGCGGGCTGTTCGCCAAATTGGACCCGCGGCGGATTCAATGGGGGGCCAACTGGTTTACCTTTCAGTCCCGCGTCCTGCGCACGAAGCCGGTGGAGTCCATGCTGGAGAGCACGGGAGGCACCGGGGCTCACGGCACTAAACTGGCCCGCGTTCTCTCCACTGTGGACCTCGTGTCTCTGGGAGTGGGAAGCTGTGTTGGCACTGGCATGTATGTGGTGTCTGGACTGGTGGCTAAGGAAATGGCAGGGCCCGGGGTCATTGTGTCTTTCATCATCGCTGCTGTGGCCTCCATCCTGTCAGGTGAGTGCAGCCCCCACTTCCTGTTCCAGTCAGTCAGacacaaaagagaaaaacacagagaaaataGGTCTGTCATCTTCCTGTAAACCTGCCCCCAGTGAAGCACCGCCTAGGTAGTGTTGTTGTACTGTGGATAGCAGCATTTTTTATTCACTGATCCTGAGTCAGGCTTTAGCTGAGTGAACACATGTATAACTTTATGCCTCCTGACGTGTTGTGATGACGCAGGCTGAACTGGCTCATTAGGTTTACAGGTTGAAGCTGTGCACAGCATGCTGCACCCAAAATAGAGTTGGAGAGAAAATCCATTTAGTTTTCCCTGTGGATACCAACATAAagaacccaaaaatgaaagggAGGGGAAAATGAAAGGGATATTTTTTCCTGTATGCAGCTGACCTTTCCACTCATGGAAACAGAAGCAGAGTTTAGATAGCATTTGTCGTTATCGTTCCATGTAGCTATTAGATATGCAGTGTCCTcaactaatattggcacccttggtaagtATTAGCAAAACTGGCTATTGAAAAAGTCTTTGCTTTTTAACCTCTTTCAGGAtgttcacaaaaatctaaccatCAATTCaagtaaaatattcttaacttaaatactgtatgtgttcACAAATTTGGCAtctataagatttttaatggttttgaaaaaagtctcaccaaggctgtattcatttgatcaaaaatacattaaaacagtaatattgtgaaacattatttcaaactaaagtaactgttttctattttgttattttgaaaaatgtaatttattcctgtgatagcaattttcagcagccattactccagtctttagtgtcacatgatccttcagaaatcattctgatatgcttatttgctgctcaagaaacaattctTCCAATTTTTGCATATTCCTATTATcttcaattttgaaaacagttgtgctgcttaaaattTCTGTTGAAAATTGTGATACTTTtccaagattctttgatgaatagaatttatttgaaatatacagtgcgctccactaatattggcacccttggtaaatatgagcaaaggtggctgtgaaaataaatctgcatcatTGATCTTTTtgatttcattcaaaaaattctaaccttttgaagtaaaataattgaaagtggggagaaaatctcatgatgaaattaatgttttatccAATGTATGtaggccacaattattggcaccccaagaaattcttatgagtaaaatatctctgaagtatattcacattcatatttacatttttttagcacaccagggtgactaggagcatgaaattgtccagccattaCAGCCttttccacaggattataaatatgaggaacacaaaggccatagaaagtggctgtaagaaaagagctaaagcattgaaaatccacatttccaccatcagggcaataattaagaggttctAATTAACTAAAGATGTTataaatctgcctggaagagaatgtgtgtctatatcatcctaatgcacactgaggaggagagtttagactctccaaggatcacagctggagaattgcagagattagttgagtcttggggtcagaaagcctaaaaaaatcaaatagcCTTTTTTCCCCCCgttgttttcattgttttacttcaatgaaaggttcGATTTTCAATCTGATTCCATTCTGGTATGCAACTGCCACGTTTCACCATTCAATCATGATTCATGTCTCAATTAATAAATTCAAGTGCTatcatatattttttcatgtttcactcaaaaatacgTCACATTACATCAACTTGAAGGGTATGTACTGCTTTATAGCACTGATGTCAGAGAGTACATCTTGGAATGAATGTAGAAACAGATAATCCTTATCTTTTCCACTGAAGAGGGGTTTACAGGGATTCAGCCTGTAAAGAGGGATTTCCCTCCTGTTATCTGGTCCACTGGGATTCTATGAGTTTGACATTTAAGAATTGACCTGACACtccagaaaaaaatcaaatcaatgaTTCCATCTCAGCAACCAGTTAGAGAGCTGCATGCTTATATTGATAACCTCCAGGAGTGCAGGTGTTACAGTAATCGTTGCTATCTCTCCACAGGGGTGTGCTATGCTGAATTTGGTGTGCGTGTGCCTAAAACCACAGGATCGGCCTATACTTACAGCTATGTGACCGTGGGAGAATTTGTGGCTTTTTTTATTGGCTGGAATCTGATTTTGGAGTATCTGATTGGTACAGCAGCAGGAGCCAGTGCACTCAGCAGTATGTTTGACTCACTGGCCAATCACAGCATCAGCAACTTCATGATCAACCACATAGGAACACTCAACGGCTTGGGTGAGTtgcattaacattattataaatgtgtgCTTAAAACATAATCATCAAAGTCTGAAACCTGAAttcattttaaaggaatagttcacccaatgaAAATGAGTTgcaaatttactcaccctcaggccatctgaGATGTAGATAggtttgtttctttatctgaATGGATTTGGAAAAGGAGaatctaaacagctgataaaaacattacaataatccacaagtaatccacacgaccaTATGCTATTATGGATGTTTTGcaggaagcaatggtttgaagttaaaaatcttgatggatttgtttattataaatacacaGCTTTTAACTACacaaaatattaactgatggactggagttgtgtagatttcttgtgaattattgtgatgtttttatcagctgttctgacggcacccattcactgcagagaatccattggtgagcaagtgatgtaattaacaaactcatctacagatacatttttccaaatatgAAATCTTTCCAATAAATCTCTCTGTTCTAATGAAAAAACTAACTcatcttagatggcctgagggttaGTAAGTTTTCGgcaaattctcatttttgggtgaactattcttttaatacTGCAAAAAGAATACAAGAATATATTTGACAGCCTGTTATTATTAAACGAATGAGTTCATGTCACTGAGTGTTGCAGTTTTCAAAGAAAGAATTTGGAAATGACACACTAATAACCttgacacatacacacacactcagcaaTTACAACACAAGTTACAGTAAGCTTAATTTATCAATAGACTGGAGTTAATGGAGCTGCAGAAAAGAAAAGGCACCTCTAACTTTAGCAGTCAATAGTCTGGTGACAATGACAATGTGAGGAAAGCTTGTTAAAAACAGAGTAACCTTCCTCACAGCTTCTGCTAAACTGTGAAACAGCTGCTCCACTTACATTtctgaaaaggaaaaataagCACTTTCTTAGGCTGGGCATTTGCTATTAAAATTAggacataaatatttttaaagcagaTGTGATCTGAAGCAAATTCTAGATCTTGACGTGTTCTTGTTTTGCTAAATATTCATGTGAAAAATGCTTGCATGTATCTTGAATGCTGATTATGCAATTATTTGGTTATGCaatcatcttttaaaatgtttcacacattaataaattaataatactgttaaaaaagtattttattttttacagataatgttttaatatggtTGAATTATTTGGTTTCAGTAAAGtaatagaaatgtgttatttattattgtttagaaTATCACGTATTTCTCTCACATTAATATGTATAGCTGTCTTTATATTTTAGGAGAAGGCGCCTAATAAGGGGATTGTCATATTTTGGGGTCCTTGGCATTAAAAACCATTAACCGTCACACCTGTAGATCCTCAGACTACAGATGAAGGAATGAAATATAAAGATTGGCTATTCTAGAAAGGACAATATTTGCTTCCTACATGGCATGTATGGTTTGCAGACAGATGTTACATATAAGACTATTGTGTCTGACAAAACATGGCATATCATGCCAAAATACACAATCTTACTCAACCAGCAGCTGTTGCAAAATCTCTTCTTTTACTTTTACCAATCCCTTTCCTCTGAGACTCAAATATCCCTCcatctgtgtgtctctctgcaCACATGTAGCAGCCACGCTACAGTTCATAGTCATTTCCGCTTAAGGCCTGGTTAGTATGCTGAGTATTTTTAGAaatgcattgtttattcatgatGGCATTGAGAGGTCATATGAGGACTGTCTGTTGTCAAGTTGTGAAAACAGCTGTCCAAACTCACTGCTGTTATCTGTTATCTATCTAGTTATCAGTGGCATGCAGTGCTGTTCTGAAACGAAGAGGCCTCAGTCTCATCAATTTACTATTTTTgagcatttttgcatttattccaaaaaattattaacaatacagtgtatattttatttatgaaataatcTATCAATGACATCATGCCAGctgttatctatctatctagatatCTACCTATCCATccaatcgaacccatgatcttggcgttgctagcgccatgctctactatttgagctacaggaaagcccatccattcatcattccatccatctatccatccatccatcattccatccatccatccatcattccatccatccaacattctatccatccatccatccatcattccttcattccatccatccatccatccatccatccatccatccatccatccatcattccatccatctatccatctatccatctatccatccatccttccatccatccatccatccatccatccatccatccatccatccatccatcattccttcattccatccatccatccattcatccatcattccatccatctatccatccatccttccatccatccatcgttctgtcgttctatctatcaagCGTTGTATCACTCTATCTATCAGCACTATCTATCTATTCTGCTAGTTTATCAACTTTATAGTTTAGAAAAGTATTCGAGACATCACGAGGCCACAATAACCTCAAAAATCCTTTTTAATGATTGCTTTTTAGGTTTGTTTAAACTTTCAGACAATATTTTATAACGCCAGCATCGAAACTGGCTTAACCATGTAATGCATTGTAAATTCCTCCTTCATCACCTCTCAGGTAAAGGGGAGCAGGCGTATCCGGACATCCTGGCCCTGATCATAGTCATCCTGGTCACAGTGATAGTTGCTCTAGGTGTGAAGAATTCTGTCGGGTTCAACAACGTGCTGAATGTCATCAATCTGGTGGTGTGGGTGTTCATAATGATTGCAGGCCTCTTCTTCGTCAGTGGCAGCAACTGGGATGAGGGACGGTTCCTGCCTTATGGCTGGTCAGGGGTAAAGTACATTTCAAATCAATTATTGAAGTTCAATCCGTTAGTGCAGTTAGTGCCTCTCAGCATAAACACTGAGGAGGAAATTGCATTGTCTTGTAACTATAATAAACTGCTCTGCCCAACAGGTCATGCAGGGTGCAGCCACTTGCTTCTATGCCTTTATTGGGTTTGACATCATAGCCACCACCGGAGAGGAAGCCAAGAGTCCCAACACATCCATCCCCTACGCCATCACTGCCTCTCTGGTCACCTGTCTCACTGCTTATGTCTCTGTGAGTATATGGTATACTAACCATCACTAATTTGAggttatttactctatatacgaAGTATGTGACCACATTGAAAATCTTGGATTTTTTCCGTTTAAGCCTGACAATTCTATATGTTGCTATCTTTTGGCTGTTTTGATTTTCCAGTTAAAACTATTGGTGATACATCTGACTTGAGTCAGGTGGTAAATTTTTGATTAAGTTATGTCATTCACAGTCTGCTAATACCTGTATAAGTATAATCTCTTCTCtgtataagaatataaatgatGCATGactgagtttttattttgaaagataaTCTGCAGTTGCATAACTTTTCTTTGTTCATTTCTTTGTGTTCACGGGCAGTCATTGATTATTCTCTTCATGCGGCATGCCTGAATTTATTAAAGCTCTCCGGCTTTATCACCGTGCAATGCTGTCTGTCTGTAGGAGGTTGTCATAGTAACGCAATGGTTGTTAATTTACCAACAGACATCTTTCTGCATCTCAGAacaatatattctatatatttcaTTTCTATTTTCCTCTAATTGATCTTTTTATTCTTTCATCTCTCTCCAATTTTTCTCACGTGGTTTTGGTTTTAGCTGGAATGAAATTGCCTTTACTAAAATGGCTCTTCATTTTCACACCTACAGGACTGTCTGATGAGGAGCAAACTTGTTAATTAGCAGCGTGCACCCCTCCAGATCTCATTTTGTTGTCGTAGAGGCTAATTTTAGCCAGGCAtttcatttctctttctttgtgtttgtgtgcatatgtgtgtgtttgtgttacaGATAAAGATAGCATTTTCTGAGATTTATTAAATGGGTCATGTGGGATCAATCTCCTTAACTTTTTGATATAAAAGAGTCCATTGTACTATGAAAACATATTGTAACTTTCAGAACTCAGTGCTTCCTACCCATCAAAAAAAGACCAGCTATTGAAACTAAGCCGCAAAAACAGCTTGTTCTGTACTTTCGCAACATTCTAGTAGTCCTAAACACcagaacaaaaaaattaaaccttGTACTGTTCCAGTCTACTTTGCATATTCTTCCAAAGATTCTCAACATTAGAtgataattgtcatttttttcagtctGGTCCTATAACATTCATAATGGGGGCATTTCTTAAAGTcacagcaaaagaaaaaaaaaaaaaaaatcttcatttgtaaGGTCTAAATTTAATGGAATCTCACTCTCTgcctctctgtctttctcacaGGTGAGTGTGATCCTCACTCTGATGGTCCCCTACACTGACATTGACACAGATGCTCCACTGATGGAGATGTTTTCTCTACATGGCTTCCAAACTGCCAAATACATAGTGGCCATCGGCTCCATTGCAGGACTGACAGTCAGTTTGTTGGGCTCTCTCTTCCCAATGCCGAGAATCATCTATGCCATGGCTGGAGATGGTTTGCTCTTCaggtaataaaaaatgaaatcacaGGGTTAAGTAATGATCTTTGATGCTCTGTAATGCGTCTGTCTCCATTATGTGATGCAAATGATTAAAAtggcatttaaatatcattctCTGCTGGAGAAATAAGCTCCTGCCATCACGCAGTCTCAAAAGAAATGCTACTTAGAGCCCTGACATTTTAAATCAAAGCCAGAATAATGGGTATGTTGTAAGACTTCTTTGATAAAATGAATGTTAGGATGATTCatcctgtttacacctggtattaaCATCAGTACACGCGTCACAGGTGATCAGAAGTGGTCAGACAAGATGCATCGCCATTTACACTTGGTAGTAACATCTCCCGAAGCATCTCAAAATGCATCACACTCATATGATCAAATTTAATGGAGAGGATCTAaaattttttagtaattaaaaacaaaactacttACACTTCCATGCTTTAAACTCATATAAATATGATGTTTTGTTTGGGGGTAGTTTAATACCTGTAATGAATTTCA
This portion of the Onychostoma macrolepis isolate SWU-2019 chromosome 02, ASM1243209v1, whole genome shotgun sequence genome encodes:
- the slc7a14a gene encoding probable cationic amino acid transporter isoform X1; translation: MLCVAPQATVYTCVCHKRYFTFTLTGHVETCGYDAPLKDSEHLSCFLCDYYKTKSQSFFRSPQSVSPISCSPFDPQSGSKMSGLFAKLDPRRIQWGANWFTFQSRVLRTKPVESMLESTGGTGAHGTKLARVLSTVDLVSLGVGSCVGTGMYVVSGLVAKEMAGPGVIVSFIIAAVASILSGVCYAEFGVRVPKTTGSAYTYSYVTVGEFVAFFIGWNLILEYLIGTAAGASALSSMFDSLANHSISNFMINHIGTLNGLGKGEQAYPDILALIIVILVTVIVALGVKNSVGFNNVLNVINLVVWVFIMIAGLFFVSGSNWDEGRFLPYGWSGVMQGAATCFYAFIGFDIIATTGEEAKSPNTSIPYAITASLVTCLTAYVSVSVILTLMVPYTDIDTDAPLMEMFSLHGFQTAKYIVAIGSIAGLTVSLLGSLFPMPRIIYAMAGDGLLFRFLAHVSTYTETPAVACVVSGFLSALLALLVSLRDLIEMMSIGTLLAYTLVSVCVLLLRYQPEGDIHGFVNFLSEQNAKRKEGVLAECEKEACSPVSEGDDYGGAATNTCGAKNLPSLGDNEMLIGKPDKSTYTASHPNYGTVDMSSGIESDETDSVYLLKLKKLLGPRYYTMRIRLGLPGKMDRPTMATGRIVTRCVILLFILIFCFCSLIIFGSGQIADGHWWAVLLLVLLLLVITLLIFIIIQQPENPKRLPYMAPCVPFVPASAMLVNVYLMLKLSTITWIRFGVWCFVGVLIYFGYGMWNSTLEITAREEEAHASTYQRYDMGVDDSFAVDDDLYPSGDGVPNQRWGSHEGKGGHQKPQRQEQSEPQLDGLDTVDNHRTSSSSSHSRAKSKPSKPSPGFEALVVDDDLDDPLE